The Neodiprion virginianus isolate iyNeoVirg1 chromosome 5, iyNeoVirg1.1, whole genome shotgun sequence genome contains a region encoding:
- the LOC124306449 gene encoding ATP-binding cassette sub-family C member 4-like isoform X2, whose translation MDTKRRQCLPNPEESSNFLSRLFFGWSFPIFLKGAKRDLQITDLYDPLKSDESERLCNRLEREWQKELAKAKESPMVGEGSKRKPKKKPSLTLALVRMFWFKFMLQGLLFFVYLMAVRILQPVIQGWVIAYFDKDKNQISQNEAFIYAAELILLTLASIFLLHHTNLRTQEMGMCARIACCSMIYRKILRLDLASVSNTAAGQVANLISNDVARFDNLLMHLHYIWIMPLQVTLIGYVMWQFVGVASLVGIGAMVMQTIPIQGYFSNLSAKLRSKIAMKTDERIQLMSELISGIEVIKMYSWEKPFEIIVSKVRGVEMKLIGLTSYLRGIYASIMVFSERVTLYLTLISFALMGNHLTAEITFPLATLFNVLQMTCAIAFPQAIIQSGEAIVSLRRISAFLLLDEVRQPENSEFVANDGDQPVEKHTTSQLLESGKETEMESLLLEKGKPDAKITSSATNGAKKVDIRYEHGISIELVNVAANWVSAQLPPTLCELSMEVKSKSLTVLVGSVGSGKSSLLHLLLGELSVGAGRLSYFTDEKNEKTRINSRDIRISYTSQDPWLFPASVRANILFGQPYDKKRYQKVTRVCALVKDFEQLPQGDMSFVGERGASLSGGQRARVNLARAVYRDADLYLLDDPLSAVDARVGRHLFEECIQGYLKGKTRILVTHQLQFLRQADSVIVLNRGTVMHQGTYEELAESTHAILTSQKSVESETVEEENEETYDVGKHDFRTRRLTSVSSERPSERSVSFEELQDVDDEEIATGSMSTKVYSSYFLSGGNICSLIILMITIVIGQLSANASDYWVTYWTNQNTRRAEIRANETASNITSSKNETSIDFQQMFWDPDTEWYDQYGLLRSNIAVQVYTMLIAATVIFLSLRSLLFMKICMTASRTIHDSMFSNLLRATMRFFNTNPTGRILNRFSKDVGAMDELLPRAMLETLQVFTVMLGILVMVSIVNPWTIIPMIFVAALFYFIRIYYLKTAQNIKRLEGITKSPVFSHVSSTLDGLTTIRSCGVLVEEMLKQEFDHHQDSHTGAWYLTLGTATAFGFTLDLVSCCFTTFVCFSFILINDFPGGSVGLAISQCLILTGMVQYGVRLSAEVVSQMTSVERVLQYTNLPKEGPFTTGSPPPDTWPSQGGLVMKNVSMKYNDDKPPVLKGLNLKINPGWKVGIVGRTGAGKSSLISALFRLTGDGLEGEIILDGVDTKSIGLQELRPRISIIPQEPILFSASLRYNLDPFDQYSDAKLWDSLQEVELGNSVPSLDFRVAEGGANFSVGQRQLICLARAILRNNRLLVLDEATANIDRSTDNLIQNTIRRRFADCTVLTIAHRLNTIMDSDRVLVMEGGRIVEFDHPYLLLRDPNGHFSQMLQQTGKAMADKLAQIAERTYQLSGEFKEISNDGVTTASD comes from the exons atggaCACGAAAAGAAGACAGTGCCTACCAAATCCTGAGGaatcttcaaattttctaagCAGGCTTTTTTTCGG ATGGtcgtttccaatttttctgAAGGGAGCGAAACGTGATTTGCAAATAACAGATTTGTATGACCCGTTGAAATCGGATGAATCAGAAAGACTCTGTAACCGTCTGGAAAG AGAATGGCAGAAAGAGTTGGCGAAGGCGAAAGAATCGCCGATGGTGGGTGAGGGCAGCAAAAGGAAGCCGAAGAAGAAGCCTAGCCTAACTTTGGCGTTGGTAAGGATGTTCTGGTTCAAGTTCATGCTGCAAGGACTGCTCTTCTTTGTGTATTTGATGGCGGTGCGGATACTACAGCCAGTGATCCAGGGTTGGGTCATCGCCTACTTTGACAAAGATAAAAATCAGATTTCGCAAAACGAGGCCTTCATCTACGCCGCTGAACTGATCCTCCTCACTCTCGCGTCGATATTCCTCCTTCACCACACAAATTTGCGGACCCAGGAGATGGGAATGTGCGCGAGGATCGCTTGTTGTTCCATGATATACAGGAAG ATTCTACGCCTCGATTTGGCATCGGTGAGCAATACGGCGGCGGGTCAAGTGGCCAATTTGATCAGCAACGACGTGGCCCGATTTGATAATCTTCTCATGCATCTTCACTACATTTGGATAATGCCGTTACAG GTGACTTTGATAGGGTACGTGATGTGGCAATTTGTCGGTGTGGCTTCGCTGGTGGGAATCGGAGCTATGGTCATGCAGACCATACCTATTCAAGGTTACTTCAGCAATCTTAGCGCCAAGCTGCGATCCAAGATCGCAATGAAGACGGACGAAAGAATACAGCTGATGAGTGAGCTGATATCTGGGATTGAG GTGATCAAGATGTACTCGTGGGAAAAGCCGTTCGAAATTATAGTGTCGAAAGTTCGAGGTGTGGAAATGAAACTAATCGGACTCACGTCGTATCTCAGAGGGATATACGCGAGTATTATGGTCTTCTCGGAAAGGGTCACGCTTTATTTGACCTTAATCTCTTTTGCGCTGATGGGTAACCATTTGACTGCGGAAATTACCTTTCCATTGGCAACGCTGTTTAACGTGCTCCAAATGACGTGTGCAATTGCATTTCCGCAGGCAATCATTCAGTCTGGAGAGGCCATAGTTTCTTTAAGAAGGATATCG GCATTTTTGCTGCTGGACGAAGTGCGACAACCGGAGAATTCTGAATTTGTAGCAAACGATGGGGACCAACCGGTGGAGAAGCACACGACAAGCCAACTGCTCGAAAGTGGAAAGGAAACTGAAATG GAGTCCTTGTTGTTGGAAAAAGGAAAACCTGATGCCAAGATCACATCCAGTGCAACGAACGGAGCAAAGAAAGTAGACATACGGTATGAACATGGAATCAGCATCGAATTGGTAAACGTCGCTGCGAACTGGGTGAGCGCACAGCTGCCGCCAACATTGTGCGAGCTTTCAATGGAGGTAAAGAGCAAATCTTTAACTGTCCTCGTGGGATCCGTCGGCTCGGGAAAGTCGTCCTTACTGCACCTCCTGCTAGGCGAGTTGTCGGTCGGGGCTGGAAGACTGTCCTATTTtaccgatgaaaaaaatgagaagaCCAGAATCAACAGCCGGGACATTCGCATCTCATATACCAGCCAAGATCCTTGGCTGTTTCCAGCTTCTGTACGCGCCAATATTCTATTCGGCCAGCCTTACGACAAAAAGCGATACCAAAAG GTGACACGAGTTTGCGCGCTGGTGAAGGACTTCGAGCAGCTTCCTCAGGGTGACATGAGCTTCGTCGGAGAGAGAGGAGCTTCTCTGTCTGGAGGCCAGAGAGCTCGTGTCAATCTGGCCAGAGCCGTTTACAGAGACGCCGATCTCTACCTGCTGGACGATCCTTTGAGTGCAGTTGACGCTCGTGTCGGTCGTCACTTGTTTGAAGAGTGCATACAAGGTTACCTGAAGGGCAAGACACGGATCCTCGTCACTCATCAGTTGCAATTTCTTCGTCAAGCTGACAGTGTGATAGTTCTCAATCGC GGTACCGTGATGCACCAAGGGACTTATGAAGAGTTGGCGGAATCCACTCACGCCATATTAACTTCTCAAAAATCTGTGGAATCCGAAACggttgaagaagaaaacgaagaaacttACGACGTGGGGAAACACGACTTCAGG ACAAGACGTCTAACTTCGGTTAGCAGTGAAAGGCCATCAGAAAGATCGGTGAGCTTTGAAGAATTGCAGGATGTCGACGATGAAGAGATCGCTACGGGAAGTATGTCTACTAAAGTTTACAGCAGCTACTTTTTATCCGGTGGTAATATCTGCTCGTTGATCATTCTCATGATAACTATCGTCATTGGTCAGCTATCAGCAAATGCAAGTGATTACTGGGTAACTTACTGGACCAATCAAAACACAAGAAGAGCTGAAATAAGAGCTAATGAAACCGCTTCCAATATTACGAGCAGCAAAAATGAAACTTCCATCGATTTTCAACAAATGTTCTGGGATCCCGATACCGAATGGTATGACCAATATGGACTGCTGCGCTCTAACATTGCCGTTCAAGTTTACACAATGCTGATCGCAGCCACGGTTATCTTTCTCTCACTACGCAGCTTGCTTTTCATGAAGATTTGTATGACCGCTAGTCGCACTATACACGACTCCATGTTTTCGAACCTTTTGCGAGCCACCATGAGATTCTTTAACACCAACCCAACTG GAAGAATTCTGAACCGATTTTCAAAGGATGTGGGTGCAATGGATGAACTGCTACCAAGGGCAATGCTTGAGACACTTCAGGTTTTCACAGTAATGTTAGGAATACTCGTTATGGTCAGCATTGTCAACCCATGGACGATAATCCCAATGATTTTTGTGGCTGcgcttttttatttcattagaATCTACTACTTGAAGACAGCCCAGAATATCAAGCGACTTGAAGGAATAA CCAAAAGTCCTGTATTCTCCCACGTGAGCTCTACTCTCGACGGATTAACGACCATACGAAGCTGTGGTGTCCTGGTGGAAGAAATGCTAAAGCAAGAGTTTGACCATCACCAAGATTCGCATACAGGTGCCTGGTATCTCACCCTTGGGACGGCAACTGCCTTTGGGTTCACTCTCGACCTCGTATCATGTTGTTTTACCACTTTCGTTTGCTTCTCGTTCATCCTTATAAATG ATTTCCCGGGAGGATCTGTCGGTCTGGCCATTTCACAGTGCTTGATACTGACTGGTATGGTTCAATATGGAGTGAGACTTAGTGCTGAGGTTGTTTCACAGATGACCTCAGTAGAGAGAGTTCTTCAGTATACGAACTTACCCAAGGAGGGACCTTTCACCACTGGCAGTCCTCCGCCAGATACTTGGCCTTCTCAAGGTGGTTTAgtcatgaaaaatgtttctatGAAATATAACGACGACAAACCGCCAGTGCTCAAG GGCTTAAACCTGAAGATAAACCCTGGATGGAAGGTTGGTATAGTAGGAAGGACTGGTGCAGGAAAATCCTCTCTCATCTCAGCGCTGTTTCGTTTGACTGGAGACGGACTGGAGGGTGAAATCATTCTGGACGGCGTAGATACAAAGTCGATAGGGTTACAAGAGCTACGCCCTCGAATCTCGATCATTCCCCAGGAGCCAATATTGTTCTCGGCAAGTCTTCGCTACAACTTGGACCCCTTCGACCAGTACTCAGACGCTAAGCTATGGGATAGTTTACAAGAAGTAGAACTTGGAAATTCGGTGCCTTCTCTTGACTTCCGAGTCGCTGAAGGTGGAGCCAATTTCAGCGTTGGACAGCGCCAATTGATCTGCTTGGCCAGAGCCATCCTGAGAAACAACCGATTGCTCGTCCTTGATGAAGCCACCGCTAATATTGACCGAAG CACCGACAATTTGATTCAAAACACCATAAGAAGGAGATTCGCTGATTGCACGGTCCTAACGATAGCTCATCGCTTGAACACGATAATGGACAGTGACCGAGTTCTGGTCATGGAAGGAGGCCGTATCGTG GAATTCGACCATCCGTATTTGCTGTTGAGAGATCCGAATGGTCACTTTTCGCAAATGCTCCAACAAACAGGGAAAGCAATGGCAGATAAACTTGCTCAGATTGCTGAACGTACCTATCAACTAAGCGGTGAATTCAAGGAGATATCTAACGACGGCGTCACAACTGCAAGTGACTAA
- the LOC124306449 gene encoding ATP-binding cassette sub-family C member 4-like isoform X5 yields MDTKRRQCLPNPEESSNFLSRLFFGWSFPIFLKGAKRDLQITDLYDPLKSDESERLCNRLEREWQKELAKAKESPMVGEGSKRKPKKKPSLTLALVRMFWFKFMLQGLLFFVYLMAVRILQPVIQGWVIAYFDKDKNQISQNEAFIYAAELILLTLASIFLLHHTNLRTQEMGMCARIACCSMIYRKILRLDLASVSNTAAGQVANLISNDVARFDNLLMHLHYIWIMPLQVTLIGYVMWQFVGVASLVGIGAMVMQTIPIQGYFSNLSAKLRSKIAMKTDERIQLMSELISGIEVIKMYSWEKPFEIIVSKVRGVEMKLIGLTSYLRGIYASIMVFSERVTLYLTLISFALMGNHLTAEITFPLATLFNVLQMTCAIAFPQAIIQSGEAIVSLRRISAFLLLDEVRQPENSEFVANDGDQPVEKHTTSQLLESGKETEMESLLLEKGKPDAKITSSATNGAKKVDIRYEHGISIELVNVAANWVSAQLPPTLCELSMEVKSKSLTVLVGSVGSGKSSLLHLLLGELSVGAGRLSYFTDEKNEKTRINSRDIRISYTSQDPWLFPASVRANILFGQPYDKKRYQKVTRVCALVKDFEQLPQGDMSFVGERGASLSGGQRARVNLARAVYRDADLYLLDDPLSAVDARVGRHLFEECIQGYLKGKTRILVTHQLQFLRQADSVIVLNRGTVMHQGTYEELAESTHAILTSQKSVESETVEEENEETYDVGKHDFRTRRLTSVSSERPSERSVSFEELQDVDDEEIATGSMSTKVYSSYFLSGGNICSLIILMITIVIGQLSANASDYWVTYWTNQNTRRAEIRANETASNITSSKNETSIDFQQMFWDPDTEWYDQYGLLRSNIAVQVYTMLIAATVIFLSLRSLLFMKICMTASRTIHDSMFSNLLRATMRFFNTNPTGRILNRFSKDVGAMDELLPRAMLETLQVFTVMLGILVMVSIVNPWTIIPMIFVAALFYFIRIYYLKTAQNIKRLEGITKSPVFSHVSSTLDGLTTIRSCGVLVEEMLKQEFDHHQDSHTGAWYLTLGTATAFGFTLDLVSCCFTTFVCFSFILINDFPGGSVGLAISQCLILTGMVQYGVRLSAEVVSQMTSVERVLQYTNLPKEGPFTTGSPPPDTWPSQGGLVMKNVSMKYNDDKPPVLKIKSSHVVPLKKYLPWFFESVKINLKFRA; encoded by the exons atggaCACGAAAAGAAGACAGTGCCTACCAAATCCTGAGGaatcttcaaattttctaagCAGGCTTTTTTTCGG ATGGtcgtttccaatttttctgAAGGGAGCGAAACGTGATTTGCAAATAACAGATTTGTATGACCCGTTGAAATCGGATGAATCAGAAAGACTCTGTAACCGTCTGGAAAG AGAATGGCAGAAAGAGTTGGCGAAGGCGAAAGAATCGCCGATGGTGGGTGAGGGCAGCAAAAGGAAGCCGAAGAAGAAGCCTAGCCTAACTTTGGCGTTGGTAAGGATGTTCTGGTTCAAGTTCATGCTGCAAGGACTGCTCTTCTTTGTGTATTTGATGGCGGTGCGGATACTACAGCCAGTGATCCAGGGTTGGGTCATCGCCTACTTTGACAAAGATAAAAATCAGATTTCGCAAAACGAGGCCTTCATCTACGCCGCTGAACTGATCCTCCTCACTCTCGCGTCGATATTCCTCCTTCACCACACAAATTTGCGGACCCAGGAGATGGGAATGTGCGCGAGGATCGCTTGTTGTTCCATGATATACAGGAAG ATTCTACGCCTCGATTTGGCATCGGTGAGCAATACGGCGGCGGGTCAAGTGGCCAATTTGATCAGCAACGACGTGGCCCGATTTGATAATCTTCTCATGCATCTTCACTACATTTGGATAATGCCGTTACAG GTGACTTTGATAGGGTACGTGATGTGGCAATTTGTCGGTGTGGCTTCGCTGGTGGGAATCGGAGCTATGGTCATGCAGACCATACCTATTCAAGGTTACTTCAGCAATCTTAGCGCCAAGCTGCGATCCAAGATCGCAATGAAGACGGACGAAAGAATACAGCTGATGAGTGAGCTGATATCTGGGATTGAG GTGATCAAGATGTACTCGTGGGAAAAGCCGTTCGAAATTATAGTGTCGAAAGTTCGAGGTGTGGAAATGAAACTAATCGGACTCACGTCGTATCTCAGAGGGATATACGCGAGTATTATGGTCTTCTCGGAAAGGGTCACGCTTTATTTGACCTTAATCTCTTTTGCGCTGATGGGTAACCATTTGACTGCGGAAATTACCTTTCCATTGGCAACGCTGTTTAACGTGCTCCAAATGACGTGTGCAATTGCATTTCCGCAGGCAATCATTCAGTCTGGAGAGGCCATAGTTTCTTTAAGAAGGATATCG GCATTTTTGCTGCTGGACGAAGTGCGACAACCGGAGAATTCTGAATTTGTAGCAAACGATGGGGACCAACCGGTGGAGAAGCACACGACAAGCCAACTGCTCGAAAGTGGAAAGGAAACTGAAATG GAGTCCTTGTTGTTGGAAAAAGGAAAACCTGATGCCAAGATCACATCCAGTGCAACGAACGGAGCAAAGAAAGTAGACATACGGTATGAACATGGAATCAGCATCGAATTGGTAAACGTCGCTGCGAACTGGGTGAGCGCACAGCTGCCGCCAACATTGTGCGAGCTTTCAATGGAGGTAAAGAGCAAATCTTTAACTGTCCTCGTGGGATCCGTCGGCTCGGGAAAGTCGTCCTTACTGCACCTCCTGCTAGGCGAGTTGTCGGTCGGGGCTGGAAGACTGTCCTATTTtaccgatgaaaaaaatgagaagaCCAGAATCAACAGCCGGGACATTCGCATCTCATATACCAGCCAAGATCCTTGGCTGTTTCCAGCTTCTGTACGCGCCAATATTCTATTCGGCCAGCCTTACGACAAAAAGCGATACCAAAAG GTGACACGAGTTTGCGCGCTGGTGAAGGACTTCGAGCAGCTTCCTCAGGGTGACATGAGCTTCGTCGGAGAGAGAGGAGCTTCTCTGTCTGGAGGCCAGAGAGCTCGTGTCAATCTGGCCAGAGCCGTTTACAGAGACGCCGATCTCTACCTGCTGGACGATCCTTTGAGTGCAGTTGACGCTCGTGTCGGTCGTCACTTGTTTGAAGAGTGCATACAAGGTTACCTGAAGGGCAAGACACGGATCCTCGTCACTCATCAGTTGCAATTTCTTCGTCAAGCTGACAGTGTGATAGTTCTCAATCGC GGTACCGTGATGCACCAAGGGACTTATGAAGAGTTGGCGGAATCCACTCACGCCATATTAACTTCTCAAAAATCTGTGGAATCCGAAACggttgaagaagaaaacgaagaaacttACGACGTGGGGAAACACGACTTCAGG ACAAGACGTCTAACTTCGGTTAGCAGTGAAAGGCCATCAGAAAGATCGGTGAGCTTTGAAGAATTGCAGGATGTCGACGATGAAGAGATCGCTACGGGAAGTATGTCTACTAAAGTTTACAGCAGCTACTTTTTATCCGGTGGTAATATCTGCTCGTTGATCATTCTCATGATAACTATCGTCATTGGTCAGCTATCAGCAAATGCAAGTGATTACTGGGTAACTTACTGGACCAATCAAAACACAAGAAGAGCTGAAATAAGAGCTAATGAAACCGCTTCCAATATTACGAGCAGCAAAAATGAAACTTCCATCGATTTTCAACAAATGTTCTGGGATCCCGATACCGAATGGTATGACCAATATGGACTGCTGCGCTCTAACATTGCCGTTCAAGTTTACACAATGCTGATCGCAGCCACGGTTATCTTTCTCTCACTACGCAGCTTGCTTTTCATGAAGATTTGTATGACCGCTAGTCGCACTATACACGACTCCATGTTTTCGAACCTTTTGCGAGCCACCATGAGATTCTTTAACACCAACCCAACTG GAAGAATTCTGAACCGATTTTCAAAGGATGTGGGTGCAATGGATGAACTGCTACCAAGGGCAATGCTTGAGACACTTCAGGTTTTCACAGTAATGTTAGGAATACTCGTTATGGTCAGCATTGTCAACCCATGGACGATAATCCCAATGATTTTTGTGGCTGcgcttttttatttcattagaATCTACTACTTGAAGACAGCCCAGAATATCAAGCGACTTGAAGGAATAA CCAAAAGTCCTGTATTCTCCCACGTGAGCTCTACTCTCGACGGATTAACGACCATACGAAGCTGTGGTGTCCTGGTGGAAGAAATGCTAAAGCAAGAGTTTGACCATCACCAAGATTCGCATACAGGTGCCTGGTATCTCACCCTTGGGACGGCAACTGCCTTTGGGTTCACTCTCGACCTCGTATCATGTTGTTTTACCACTTTCGTTTGCTTCTCGTTCATCCTTATAAATG ATTTCCCGGGAGGATCTGTCGGTCTGGCCATTTCACAGTGCTTGATACTGACTGGTATGGTTCAATATGGAGTGAGACTTAGTGCTGAGGTTGTTTCACAGATGACCTCAGTAGAGAGAGTTCTTCAGTATACGAACTTACCCAAGGAGGGACCTTTCACCACTGGCAGTCCTCCGCCAGATACTTGGCCTTCTCAAGGTGGTTTAgtcatgaaaaatgtttctatGAAATATAACGACGACAAACCGCCAGTGCTCAAG ATCAAATCTTCTCATGTAGTaccattgaaaaaatacttaCCGTGGTTTTTTGAATCAGTGAAAATCAATCTCAAATTCCGTGCATAA